The sequence CAGGTGTTCCCACAGGCAAAAAAGGAATGAGTTCAAACCCGAAGGGATTTTCCGTTGATGAAAAAATGGTATTCACGGCCCGGACCATGGCCGGTGCGGAGCGGTAATTTTTTGTCAGGGTAAAGCTTTGGTCGCAGGCATTGGACGCTGTCATATAGGTAAAAATATCACCGCCCCTGAAACCGTAGATGGCCTGTTTGGGATCGCCGATCATGAAAAAAGCCGTGCCCGGATCCGTGAACAGGATGGAAAAAATTTTGTACTGGCCCGGGTCCGTGTCCTGGAACTCATCAATGAGGCAGGCATGGAAGCGTTTTCTCACAGCCGTTTTCAACGCATGGCCGCCCGGCCCGTCCAGAGCGGCGGCAAGATCATTGATCAGGTCATCAAAAAAACAGGCGCCCTGCCCCTGCTTCATGGTCGCCAGGGCAGTGGCATAATCATCAAGAAACAGATATTGTAATGCAATAAGATTGGCCGCCATGGATTGGGACAGGTCAAGCAGGTGGTCGCAAAGGTCAAAAAAAACATGGGTCGGCGGGGTATGGCCGGCCTTTGTCTTTTCTGCCAGCCGGGTCCGGGTAAATTTATACAGGGCATCGCCCTTTTCACTCATATCAAACAGCAGATCCGTGCCGGGGTGTTGTTCAAATTTCGTTTGACAGGCTCCCAGCCAGTTGGACAGATTTTTTTTATTATAACTTCGTTTATCTATGCCGTCATGGTTCTGGATCAGGTCCCGGATGTCTTCCAGTTCCCGGTTCAAAATGTTTGCTGCCGACGTGACGGTTTCTTTGTAATCATCCTGGTCCTTTTGAAATTGGGTCTCTTGGAACTCAGGTGGTTCCGGCACCACCCTGATTTCCGGCCGGGACGCGGCCTGGACAAGACCCTTGGCAAAGGTGTCCGGGGTAATATTGTTCCGGTCCAGAAAAGATAAAAACAATGGATCCAGATGATTGATGCGGCCTGAAAAAAAATCCCGGACCACCTGGTCAACAAAGTTCCGGTTATCCGTCATCAGCTCGATGTCAAAATGGGCATTGCTTTCAAAGGCATTTTCCCTGAGCACGGAAAAGCAAAAAGAGTGAATGGTCATAATGGCGGCCTGGTCAAAACAGGTCACCGCAAGACGAAGCAGGCGACGGATTTGATCCGCATCGCTTTGTTTTTGCAGAAAATCAGTAAGATCGTCCGCTGCATATTCGTCACTTTCCTGGCCGGAAAGAACCATCAGACAGTGAACCAGACGCTTGCGGATTCTTAATTTCAACTCTGCAGCCGCCGCCTCGGTAAATGTCACCACCAGGATGGATTCCACCTTATATCCCATGGCCACCAGCCGGACAAACAGAGTGGTGATGGTATATGTTTTTCCCGTTCCGGCACTGGCTTCGATCAGACTGATTTTTTCAAGATCCAGGGCAAAGGGGTCAAGGGGCAACGGCAAGGCAGGTTTGTTCATGATGTTAAATGCTCCAGCATGGGCCTGTACACGGCAAGGCCTGCATCCAGCACCCCGAAATGTTCAAGGGCCAACGGATCTGCAAAGGGGTTGTCCTGGCCGAAAACAAGGGTTGTGTAGCGATTAAAACTTTCCCCGGTTGAACTAAAATTATTGCGCCACAAACCGGCACATTTATTTAAGGCCTTTGCCAGGGATGGTGCTGACAGGTCATAATCCCGTGAGGATAGATCCAAAACCAGCTGGAAACAAAGATCAGCAAAAAAGGGGAAAACCCTTGCCTTTCCGGCCAGGTAATCTCCGGCCAGATCCAGGAGCAACGCCTGGGCCCGGGTCTTTTCTTCAATCGCAGAAAATTCAAATTTCACCGCAGGATTGCGGCCCTTGGGGTCCTGCCCCACCATCACGGTGGTGCCGGGATGGTCATCAACACACGAATACGCCAGGTGTATGATCCACTGGGTCAGCAGCCGGGACGGATTCAACCTACCAAAACCTGCCACGGCCCGGCCCTGTTTATACACATCGCTCACCCGGCCTGTGATGCAGCAAACATCTGTTTGTAAATACAGGTCAAGTGTGCAGGGGTCCTCGTCAGGGAGTTCATTTTGGGCCAGATGCTTTACCGGCTCTGCCAGATCATTGAGCCTGCTCCATTCCTGTTCTCCTTTTTTTCCAAAGGGCAGCCGGCCTTGGGCCTTTACTATGGGGTAAAGATCCAGTTTCTCGCGGTTTTCAACCGCCAGGGAACCCAGCTGATAAAGGGACAGTCCGGACAGTCTGAAAGGTTCGCGTTCATCGGTCTCCTGCCCCGGTTCCGGATAGATCACGCCCAGGGTAGCGGTGACATAATAGCGGACAGGATGTCTGAAAAACGCAATGAGATCGGCAAGTGCAATCATTGGAATCTCTTCTGACGCCTTTTGTTGCAGGGCGTTGTCACCCTCGGAATCCCGGAAGCAAAACATAGGCGCCCCGGCGCTATCTCCATGTCCATTGTTGCGGGTGCGCCGGCTGTTGCAAATCCGGCACCGGGCATTTGAATAGGAAAAATATCCGGGCGCGCCGGCATTTGAAAAATAGACCGGACTGAACGGGTGCAACGGATGGGTAAACTGCCATTGGAACCCCTGGGGAAAGACAAAGCTGTTCTCAACGGTATCAACCAGCTCCGCCACAGGAGAGGCAACGGGAACAGGAGAGTTGTCACTGATGTGCATACCGGTATAGGTAATGATGAGCCGAAGACGTGCGCACAGCAGCGCCTCCAGAAAAAGCTCACAATCCTCCAGGCGTTCCTGTTTGTCTCCGAGCCTGGGATTTTGGCGGATCAGGTCGAAGCCGGGGGAACTGCCTGTCCTGGGAAAACTTTGGGCATCCATTCCCATCAGGCAGACAAGCTTGAACGGGATGCTGCGCATGGGCATAAGATTACAGAACGTGATCCCCCCGGCGAGGAAACTGCCCTGGGAAATGTTCACATCAAGCTTGGCGGTCAGGGCCAGGCGAACGGCGGAAAAAGAGATCTGTCGTTCAAATCCGGCCTGGTCAGCCTCTTTTTCCATATCATCCAGGGCATTGAGCAGCACCGCCATATCCCCGTCATTCCCAAGATCCTTTGCCAGCATGTCCGCAATAATGGTCCGGAACCGGGTGGCCCACTCCCGGACCGTGCCGGGGGAATCCATCAATTCCAGGGCCTTGAACAACGAATGAATAAAATGGGCGCATTTTCCTAAAATTTCCCCTTCAAGTCCTTCAATCCCGTCACAGGGAAGCACATCATTGACAAACACGGTACTTGCTTCGGGCAGGGCAAACCCTGCCATGAGCCGATTCAGGCCAAAGGCCCAGGAGTTATGTTCATAGGGTTGCCCCAGAATCTTTTGGCGATGGGCACCGTCCTTGCCCCACAAAATCCCGGCAGCGTCAAACAGGGCGGAAACAAGCTCCTGGTCTCCCATGGTCAGGCCGAATTTATCCGCAATGACAGGGCAGGATAAAAGTCCCATGATTTTTGATTTTTCAAAACGTGTCTCTTTCATGTCAAGAATATTTGAAAAGGCCGAAAGAGTTAAGGATTCAGAACGGCGGCGACGGTCCGACACGCTAAAGGGCAGTGTCGGCGACTGGGAAAATACGGCCTCGAGAAAAGGGGCATAGGCCTCAATGTCGGGCATCATCACCACCACATCATGGGGGCAAAGACCGGGATCATTATTGAAGGCATCCAGAATCAGATCCTTTAACACCTGGGCTTCGCGCATGGGTGAATGGCAGGCATGGACAGCCAGGGAATTATCGCCGGGGGAAACGGCCATGGGGGCATCCGCCCTGCCCTTGCCCCGCCAGACAAGGTTCAGAATATCGGACTGGATCACCCTGAGCATATCGGTAGCGCCCGGTTCAACCGGGTCAGCAAAAAGATCGCCCATGGGCTCGTCATAGTCAAAATTTTCCAGAAGCCCCTGGGTCTCCCGGCTGCTCTGCCCTAATGCACCAAGCAGGGGATTGCCCTCTTCCGGCAGCTCTGAAAGGGCCTTATTTTTCAATGCGGCCTTTTCCTGTTGCCGGGGTGAAGGCAGATCAAAAAAGAACTGATAGGTCGGCATGAGCAGGAACAGAA comes from uncultured Desulfobacter sp. and encodes:
- the recC gene encoding exodeoxyribonuclease V subunit gamma, whose protein sequence is MFNLIKSNRMENLAQALCTVIGEDPGNPISPEFIGIQSRGMKQWLSQVIARHFGICANVRFMFPRQMLEYIREHSCESQGAGLTESGLLNRDMMAWAVLDALMARGAEPDRADKSLWGPETYLQHDDTGTKAMALSRRIAIVLDDYQVYRPDMLAAWGRGENQECEDPHALWQADLWQGLIKKGMSLSDQMQACVAALESGAVNAMALPRRISLFGISAIPPFFLDLFNRLGRNMDVFLFLLMPTYQFFFDLPSPRQQEKAALKNKALSELPEEGNPLLGALGQSSRETQGLLENFDYDEPMGDLFADPVEPGATDMLRVIQSDILNLVWRGKGRADAPMAVSPGDNSLAVHACHSPMREAQVLKDLILDAFNNDPGLCPHDVVVMMPDIEAYAPFLEAVFSQSPTLPFSVSDRRRRSESLTLSAFSNILDMKETRFEKSKIMGLLSCPVIADKFGLTMGDQELVSALFDAAGILWGKDGAHRQKILGQPYEHNSWAFGLNRLMAGFALPEASTVFVNDVLPCDGIEGLEGEILGKCAHFIHSLFKALELMDSPGTVREWATRFRTIIADMLAKDLGNDGDMAVLLNALDDMEKEADQAGFERQISFSAVRLALTAKLDVNISQGSFLAGGITFCNLMPMRSIPFKLVCLMGMDAQSFPRTGSSPGFDLIRQNPRLGDKQERLEDCELFLEALLCARLRLIITYTGMHISDNSPVPVASPVAELVDTVENSFVFPQGFQWQFTHPLHPFSPVYFSNAGAPGYFSYSNARCRICNSRRTRNNGHGDSAGAPMFCFRDSEGDNALQQKASEEIPMIALADLIAFFRHPVRYYVTATLGVIYPEPGQETDEREPFRLSGLSLYQLGSLAVENREKLDLYPIVKAQGRLPFGKKGEQEWSRLNDLAEPVKHLAQNELPDEDPCTLDLYLQTDVCCITGRVSDVYKQGRAVAGFGRLNPSRLLTQWIIHLAYSCVDDHPGTTVMVGQDPKGRNPAVKFEFSAIEEKTRAQALLLDLAGDYLAGKARVFPFFADLCFQLVLDLSSRDYDLSAPSLAKALNKCAGLWRNNFSSTGESFNRYTTLVFGQDNPFADPLALEHFGVLDAGLAVYRPMLEHLTS